From Marivirga harenae, one genomic window encodes:
- a CDS encoding deoxycytidylate deaminase produces MEKPQFDDIFMELAVNLAKRSHCIKRHVGAVLTKETRIISIGYNGPPAGTHNCDEEFPGKGCGLDSKGSCMLAIHAEQNAIMYAVKNNASVENSTLYVTLSPCLACARIIYSMGITKVIFLNSYAEYKGLDRDEGLDFLEKFGVEVAKYQGNLENVTHMI; encoded by the coding sequence ATGGAAAAACCACAATTTGACGATATTTTCATGGAGTTAGCCGTAAACTTGGCCAAACGTTCTCATTGTATCAAAAGGCATGTTGGAGCTGTCCTAACCAAAGAAACTAGAATTATCTCCATTGGATATAATGGCCCTCCAGCCGGCACACATAATTGTGATGAAGAATTCCCGGGAAAGGGCTGCGGACTAGATTCTAAAGGAAGCTGCATGTTGGCCATTCACGCTGAACAAAATGCTATTATGTATGCAGTTAAAAATAATGCCTCTGTGGAGAACTCAACACTTTACGTGACCCTTTCTCCTTGCTTGGCATGCGCACGAATTATCTATAGCATGGGTATTACAAAAGTGATTTTTCTTAATTCCTATGCTGAATACAAAGGTTTGGATCGAGATGAGGGATTAGACTTTCTGGAAAAATTCGGAGTAGAAGTGGCGAAGTATCAGGGTAACTTGGAGAATGTAACACATATGATTTAA
- a CDS encoding lipocalin family protein, translating to MKNFKLLVVLFIGLFILQGCNKEDDENLSNTADLIGLWTSTEVEITFLVDGQPYTDNDLAPQFEGQGQTLVFREDNTFTSNEGTADEDKGTWSLNAEGSIITFNSDSGESYEYEILSSSDSQLKIKYEQDITALAAFFGVEVQEEFILEGEVILVK from the coding sequence ATGAAAAATTTCAAATTACTAGTAGTATTATTTATTGGATTGTTTATCCTTCAAGGATGTAACAAAGAAGATGACGAAAATTTGTCTAACACAGCGGACTTAATTGGATTATGGACCTCCACAGAGGTGGAAATAACATTTTTAGTAGATGGTCAACCGTATACTGATAATGATTTAGCACCGCAGTTTGAGGGACAAGGTCAGACGTTGGTCTTCCGAGAAGATAATACCTTTACATCAAATGAAGGTACTGCTGATGAAGATAAAGGAACTTGGTCTTTGAACGCTGAAGGTAGCATCATCACATTCAATAGTGATAGTGGAGAAAGTTACGAATACGAAATTCTATCATCCTCGGATAGTCAACTGAAAATCAAATACGAACAAGATATCACAGCTTTAGCAGCATTTTTTGGTGTGGAAGTTCAAGAAGAGTTTATCCTTGAAGGTGAAGTAATCTTAGTGAAATAA
- a CDS encoding SUF system Fe-S cluster assembly protein, which produces MAEETQFEKKSEVPNLRDKVLEAIKSVYDPEIPVDIYELGLIYEVNVYPVNNVYILMTLTSPSCPAAEEIPSEVEMKVRSIEGVSDVKVELTFDPPYSQEMMSEAAKLELGFM; this is translated from the coding sequence ATGGCAGAAGAAACACAATTTGAAAAGAAATCAGAAGTACCCAATTTAAGAGATAAAGTACTAGAGGCTATAAAATCAGTTTATGATCCTGAGATTCCTGTAGACATATACGAATTAGGATTGATTTATGAAGTGAATGTATATCCAGTAAATAATGTATATATCTTGATGACCTTAACTTCTCCCTCCTGCCCTGCCGCTGAAGAAATTCCTAGCGAGGTAGAGATGAAGGTGAGATCAATTGAAGGAGTAAGCGATGTGAAAGTGGAACTAACTTTTGACCCACCTTATTCACAGGAAATGATGAGTGAAGCCGCTAAGCTGGAATTGGGGTTTATGTAG
- a CDS encoding nuclear transport factor 2 family protein, with product MKTTLILILGLTFYFPLNINAQKAEGDKQLEQMLHTFMDGASKNDSLIHANFWAEDLIYTSSNGTRFGKKQIMDGFKPNEQTQTENSTTRYTAEDIIVQRYENMAIVAFKMKADSETSVQYYLNSGTFLKRNGKWQVVNWHATISGQPIKK from the coding sequence ATGAAAACTACCTTAATTCTAATTCTTGGATTGACTTTCTATTTTCCATTAAACATTAACGCACAAAAAGCAGAAGGTGATAAGCAGTTAGAACAAATGCTACACACCTTTATGGATGGGGCTTCAAAAAATGATTCACTTATTCATGCTAATTTTTGGGCGGAAGATCTGATCTATACTAGTTCCAATGGAACTAGATTTGGTAAAAAACAAATTATGGATGGTTTCAAACCGAATGAACAAACCCAAACTGAAAACTCTACAACGCGTTATACAGCCGAGGACATCATTGTTCAGCGATATGAAAATATGGCCATTGTAGCTTTCAAAATGAAAGCAGATAGTGAGACTAGCGTTCAGTATTACTTAAACAGTGGTACTTTTCTCAAGCGAAATGGAAAATGGCAGGTAGTAAATTGGCATGCTACCATAAGTGGACAACCCATAAAAAAATAA
- a CDS encoding 3-keto-disaccharide hydrolase, which yields MKKSIFIGCLAMFAIYACDSSKKSSSEEESDSTAIEEVVEEVAEKITGPNTLTAKEKEDGWKLLFDGKTTDGWRGYKKETFPAAWNIDKNSLHIQGSGRGEAGAQDGGDIVYDKEFADFHLKLEWMVDSAANSGILYRGKEEYDYIWKTAPEMQVLDNKHHPDAKLGKNGNRQAGSLYDLIAADPQNFKGHGTWNKAEVIAKGNNIVHIQNGDTVVQYTIGSEEMKSLIANSKWADIGNENWGDIAPKGYFALQDHGDDVWFRNIKIKEM from the coding sequence ATGAAGAAATCAATTTTTATAGGCTGTTTGGCGATGTTTGCGATTTACGCATGCGACAGCAGCAAAAAATCAAGCAGTGAAGAAGAAAGTGACAGCACAGCTATTGAAGAAGTTGTAGAAGAAGTGGCAGAAAAAATTACAGGTCCTAACACTTTGACTGCAAAGGAAAAAGAAGATGGATGGAAGCTTCTATTTGATGGCAAAACCACAGATGGTTGGCGTGGATATAAAAAAGAAACTTTCCCTGCTGCATGGAATATAGATAAAAACTCACTTCATATCCAAGGTTCTGGTAGGGGTGAAGCTGGAGCACAGGACGGTGGAGATATAGTATATGACAAAGAATTTGCTGATTTCCACTTAAAATTAGAATGGATGGTGGATAGCGCTGCTAATTCTGGAATATTATATCGTGGAAAAGAAGAGTACGATTACATCTGGAAAACCGCTCCTGAAATGCAAGTTTTAGATAACAAACACCATCCTGATGCGAAGCTAGGCAAGAATGGCAACAGACAAGCAGGATCATTATATGATCTTATTGCGGCAGATCCGCAAAATTTCAAAGGTCATGGAACTTGGAATAAGGCCGAGGTTATAGCAAAAGGAAACAACATAGTTCACATCCAAAATGGTGATACTGTTGTACAGTACACGATCGGATCTGAAGAAATGAAAAGCTTAATAGCCAACAGCAAATGGGCTGACATAGGAAATGAAAATTGGGGTGATATTGCTCCAAAGGGATATTTTGCCCTTCAAGATCATGGTGATGATGTGTGGTTCAGAAATATTAAGATTAAGGAAATGTAA
- a CDS encoding SufE family protein — protein sequence MADNTINTRQDEIIEKFSMLDGDMEMMIGYLMELGEKLPEMPESLKTENNIVKGCQSKVWLTADENDGKLQFQADSNTAITKGLVSLLVSVLNQGKIEDILNADLYFVHKIGMNRFIGTQRSNGFLAMIKQIKMFALAYKTKLENEA from the coding sequence ATGGCTGATAATACAATCAACACAAGACAAGACGAGATTATAGAGAAATTCTCCATGCTAGACGGAGATATGGAGATGATGATCGGCTATTTGATGGAGCTGGGTGAAAAGCTACCTGAAATGCCGGAATCATTAAAAACAGAAAATAATATAGTGAAAGGTTGCCAATCTAAGGTATGGTTAACTGCCGATGAAAATGATGGTAAACTACAGTTTCAAGCTGACAGTAACACCGCCATTACAAAAGGATTGGTAAGTCTGTTGGTTTCTGTTTTAAACCAAGGGAAAATAGAAGATATTTTAAATGCTGATTTATATTTTGTTCATAAAATCGGCATGAATCGCTTCATCGGCACGCAGCGATCAAATGGATTCTTAGCTATGATAAAGCAAATTAAAATGTTTGCCTTGGCCTATAAAACTAAATTAGAAAACGAAGCTTAA
- a CDS encoding amidase family protein, with protein MRKLFYLLILGLWACSEKQETKIATWVPYDETAIIAKNADHESQQMRYKLIQSKVSDRNDLWKQIEPQISDFGDEDYKRLTPVILEQDMLSIQNAVSEGKLSYKELAQWYLYRIVLFENDSLRTLNNIISINPKVVEEAISKDEKRSDEDHPIFGMPILLKDNINFEGIPTTAGAVALRNNYTDDAHIVSRLENSGAIILGKSSLSEWANFLCDGCPNGYNAIGGQTLNPYGRGEFDTGGSSSGSGSSIAANYAAGAIGTETSGSILSPSSSNSIVGLKPTVGLLSRGGIVPISSTLDTPGPMTRNVMDNAILLSALVGEDAEDQVTVGNSPNKDYWKSFGKSDLKGMRLGVMKDFLQDSLYKSNIKQLEELGAELVEVEAPEVNLSGFLTLLNLDMKADLLHYFEKYSGPSIEYQSVKDIIDFNLEDTATRIPYGQARFEGIVNDSTSVQEFDSLKIRLMSEGRKYFETMINENNLDAILSINNWSAGYAAVAHHPALTVPMGYEKSGQPKGITFIAEPFSEEKLLKLAYTFEKKTKAREIPADYR; from the coding sequence ATGAGAAAATTATTTTACTTACTGATTTTAGGACTTTGGGCTTGCAGTGAAAAGCAAGAAACGAAGATAGCTACTTGGGTTCCTTATGATGAAACTGCCATTATAGCTAAAAATGCTGATCATGAGTCTCAGCAGATGCGATACAAATTGATTCAGTCAAAAGTGAGTGACCGAAATGACTTATGGAAGCAAATAGAACCTCAAATTAGTGATTTTGGCGATGAGGATTATAAGCGTTTAACGCCTGTGATATTAGAGCAGGATATGTTGAGCATTCAAAATGCAGTATCAGAAGGGAAACTTAGCTATAAAGAGCTGGCACAATGGTATCTGTATCGAATAGTACTTTTTGAAAATGACAGTTTGAGAACCTTAAACAATATTATTTCAATTAATCCTAAGGTAGTTGAGGAAGCAATTTCCAAAGATGAAAAGAGATCTGATGAGGATCATCCAATCTTTGGAATGCCTATTTTATTAAAAGATAATATCAATTTTGAAGGAATTCCTACTACTGCTGGAGCAGTTGCTTTACGGAATAATTATACCGATGATGCACATATAGTCAGCCGTTTAGAAAATAGCGGAGCCATTATTTTAGGTAAATCAAGTTTAAGTGAATGGGCAAACTTTCTATGTGACGGTTGTCCTAATGGGTACAATGCAATCGGTGGTCAAACTTTGAATCCTTATGGAAGAGGGGAGTTTGATACAGGCGGTTCCAGTTCAGGTAGTGGATCTTCTATAGCAGCAAACTATGCTGCTGGAGCCATTGGGACAGAAACTTCCGGTTCTATTTTATCTCCGTCAAGTTCAAACTCCATTGTAGGACTAAAGCCAACAGTTGGTTTGTTGAGCAGAGGAGGAATAGTGCCAATTTCCAGCACTTTAGATACTCCTGGCCCGATGACTAGAAATGTAATGGATAATGCAATTTTGCTTTCAGCACTAGTAGGTGAGGATGCTGAAGACCAGGTGACAGTAGGTAATTCTCCTAATAAGGATTATTGGAAATCATTTGGTAAGAGTGATTTGAAAGGTATGAGACTTGGAGTGATGAAAGATTTTTTGCAGGATTCTTTATATAAATCTAATATAAAACAACTCGAAGAATTAGGTGCAGAATTGGTTGAAGTTGAAGCACCAGAAGTGAATTTATCAGGCTTTTTGACTTTACTGAATTTAGATATGAAAGCAGATTTGCTTCACTATTTTGAAAAATATTCAGGCCCTAGCATAGAATACCAGTCAGTTAAGGATATTATTGATTTTAACTTAGAAGATACAGCAACCAGAATTCCTTATGGGCAAGCCAGATTTGAAGGAATTGTAAATGATTCTACTTCAGTGCAGGAATTTGATAGCTTGAAAATACGCTTAATGAGTGAAGGAAGAAAGTATTTTGAGACAATGATCAATGAAAACAATTTAGATGCTATTTTATCTATCAATAACTGGAGTGCAGGTTACGCTGCTGTAGCTCATCATCCAGCCTTGACAGTTCCCATGGGTTATGAGAAAAGTGGCCAGCCAAAAGGGATTACTTTTATTGCTGAGCCATTTTCAGAGGAAAAGTTATTGAAATTAGCCTATACTTTTGAAAAGAAAACTAAAGCACGGGAGATTCCAGCTGATTATCGGTAA
- a CDS encoding BrxA/BrxB family bacilliredoxin: MYPEELVAPMRADLTEVGFEELKTADQVAEHLKDHKGTSLMVINSVCGCAAGAARPGVKWAVQQSPKKPNNLTTVFAGVDQEAVAKARELTAPYPPSSPSIALFKDGELVHFVERHHIEGRTAEMIGNHLVQVFEEYC, encoded by the coding sequence ATGTATCCTGAAGAATTAGTAGCACCAATGCGTGCAGATTTAACTGAAGTTGGTTTTGAAGAATTGAAAACAGCTGATCAGGTGGCTGAGCACCTAAAAGACCATAAAGGAACTTCTTTAATGGTTATCAATTCAGTATGCGGTTGTGCTGCTGGAGCGGCTAGACCGGGTGTTAAATGGGCTGTACAACAAAGTCCTAAAAAGCCTAATAATTTGACTACTGTTTTCGCTGGTGTTGACCAAGAAGCAGTGGCTAAAGCTAGAGAGTTAACGGCTCCTTATCCACCATCTTCTCCTTCTATCGCTTTATTTAAAGACGGTGAATTGGTTCATTTCGTAGAAAGACACCATATTGAAGGACGAACTGCTGAAATGATTGGAAATCATTTGGTGCAAGTATTTGAAGAGTATTGTTAA
- the mscL gene encoding large-conductance mechanosensitive channel protein MscL has protein sequence MTFFKEFKEFAIKGNVFDMAVGIIIGSAFTKVVNSIVADLIMPVLSIFIGKINFQDLAYVFKEAKLDGNGNILSAAITINYGNLIQVTIDFLIIAFCIYLVVRMFNKLRKKSENEQDGTVSTPRNIELLAEIRDLLKEKK, from the coding sequence ATGACTTTCTTCAAAGAATTTAAAGAATTTGCCATAAAAGGAAATGTTTTTGATATGGCAGTTGGTATTATCATTGGCTCTGCATTTACTAAAGTTGTGAATTCCATCGTGGCTGATCTAATTATGCCAGTACTAAGTATCTTCATTGGAAAAATAAATTTTCAGGATTTAGCTTATGTTTTTAAGGAGGCTAAGTTGGACGGAAATGGCAATATATTAAGTGCTGCCATTACCATTAATTACGGAAATCTGATTCAAGTCACCATAGATTTTCTAATTATCGCCTTTTGTATTTATTTGGTTGTAAGGATGTTTAACAAGCTGAGAAAAAAATCAGAGAATGAGCAGGATGGAACTGTTTCCACTCCTCGTAATATTGAACTGTTGGCAGAAATCAGAGATTTGTTGAAGGAAAAGAAATAG
- a CDS encoding Gfo/Idh/MocA family oxidoreductase gives MDDMNKDNHLNRRKFLRNMGLAAAGITIVPSNVIAGLGHTAPSDKLNIAGIGVGGMGRTNLRNMNSQNIVALADVDWKYADKTFKDYPKAKKYKDYRKMLEEMDKDIDAVMISTPDHTHYVSAKDSMNAGKHIYLQKPLTHSVYESRKLRELADKTGVATQMGNQGNSSDDMRKVCEWIWNGEIGEVTKVDAWTDRPIWPQGLERPKEKMEVPSTLDWDLFLGPAAERPYHEAYTPWNWRAWWDFGTGALGDMACHIMDPVYKALELGYPYAFEATSSQVNTESAPMAEKVTYYFGERPKKGKINMPGVEFTWYDGGLKPDRPEGLKDGWYPGDQMGWGGAIFYGTKGTLICGTYAMEPFIIGREDNPPPVTNELRRIPKAMEGGHEMDFVRASKENKKSRVECSSNFAYAGPLNEVVVSGNLAVRLQDLRRKLDWDAENMRITNIGDDEEIRVVSTDSFTVVDGNPRFDTKYQTINAKKAAEDYIKRPYRKGWNY, from the coding sequence ATGGACGACATGAATAAAGACAATCATTTAAACAGGCGAAAATTCTTGCGTAATATGGGTCTGGCGGCTGCTGGCATCACTATAGTGCCAAGCAATGTGATCGCAGGCTTAGGACACACAGCACCTAGTGACAAATTGAATATCGCAGGTATCGGTGTGGGCGGCATGGGACGTACTAATTTAAGAAATATGAATTCCCAAAACATTGTGGCTTTAGCTGATGTGGACTGGAAGTATGCTGATAAAACTTTCAAAGACTATCCTAAGGCTAAGAAGTACAAAGATTACCGCAAGATGTTAGAAGAAATGGACAAGGATATTGATGCAGTGATGATCAGTACACCTGACCATACGCATTACGTTTCTGCAAAAGATTCAATGAATGCCGGAAAACATATCTACCTTCAAAAACCCCTTACACATTCAGTGTACGAATCAAGAAAGCTACGCGAATTAGCAGATAAAACCGGTGTGGCCACTCAAATGGGTAACCAGGGAAATTCATCTGATGACATGAGGAAAGTTTGTGAATGGATATGGAATGGTGAAATTGGTGAGGTAACAAAAGTAGATGCCTGGACGGACAGACCAATCTGGCCTCAAGGATTAGAAAGACCAAAAGAGAAAATGGAGGTGCCAAGCACATTAGATTGGGATCTTTTCTTAGGCCCAGCTGCTGAAAGACCTTATCATGAAGCATATACTCCTTGGAATTGGAGAGCTTGGTGGGATTTCGGAACGGGTGCATTAGGAGACATGGCTTGTCATATTATGGATCCTGTTTATAAGGCATTAGAATTAGGATACCCTTATGCATTTGAGGCTACATCTTCACAAGTTAATACAGAAAGCGCCCCAATGGCAGAAAAAGTGACTTACTACTTTGGTGAGCGACCAAAAAAAGGGAAAATCAATATGCCGGGAGTAGAATTTACCTGGTACGATGGAGGATTAAAACCTGACAGGCCTGAGGGCTTGAAAGACGGATGGTATCCTGGTGATCAAATGGGCTGGGGTGGAGCCATTTTCTATGGTACTAAAGGAACATTAATTTGCGGTACTTACGCCATGGAACCATTTATTATCGGCAGAGAAGATAATCCACCACCTGTAACCAATGAATTAAGGAGAATTCCAAAAGCAATGGAAGGTGGACACGAAATGGACTTTGTTAGAGCTTCTAAGGAGAATAAAAAATCCAGAGTAGAATGTAGCTCTAATTTTGCTTATGCTGGCCCATTGAATGAGGTGGTTGTATCTGGAAATTTAGCTGTTAGACTTCAGGATTTAAGAAGAAAGCTTGACTGGGATGCTGAAAATATGAGAATCACCAATATTGGAGATGACGAAGAAATCAGGGTCGTAAGCACTGATAGTTTCACTGTTGTTGATGGTAATCCTAGATTTGATACAAAATATCAAACCATAAATGCTAAAAAAGCAGCGGAAGACTATATCAAGAGGCCTTATAGAAAAGGGTGGAATTATTGA
- a CDS encoding sugar phosphate isomerase/epimerase family protein produces the protein MDRRKFIQHAGMASALAFIPSSILSSCSPKIQGVASEAGLQLYTLREALEKDFKGTIEKVSKIGYKNLEFFNYSDGKYFGNSIKEVKSIIDDLGLKAKSSHVLTGWAMPENVGTMTNDWERTVADAAELGQSHIACAYLFDSERESIDDYKKLSDLLNSCGETAREYGLQMAYHNHDFEFQALDGNIPYDLLLSQCDVNLVKFELDLYWTARAGVDPVEYFKNNEGRFPLWHVKDMGEGEEQFFSAVGEGVIDWQRIFNHASKAGLKQFFVEQDQTKSGKPFIEITKSYEYLKGIKRDG, from the coding sequence ATGGACAGACGAAAATTTATACAACATGCAGGTATGGCCTCTGCACTTGCATTTATTCCATCTTCAATTCTTTCTTCTTGTAGCCCTAAAATTCAAGGAGTTGCTAGTGAAGCTGGGCTTCAATTATATACTCTGAGAGAAGCACTGGAGAAAGACTTTAAGGGTACTATAGAAAAAGTTTCTAAAATCGGATATAAAAATCTTGAATTTTTTAATTATTCTGATGGTAAGTATTTCGGTAATAGTATTAAGGAAGTTAAGTCAATAATTGATGATCTTGGTTTGAAAGCAAAGAGTAGTCACGTGCTAACGGGTTGGGCTATGCCTGAGAATGTTGGTACTATGACGAATGATTGGGAAAGAACAGTAGCTGATGCTGCAGAACTAGGGCAAAGTCATATTGCTTGTGCATATCTTTTTGATTCTGAGCGTGAAAGCATTGATGATTATAAAAAGTTGTCAGATTTGTTGAATTCCTGTGGGGAAACAGCCAGGGAGTACGGCTTGCAAATGGCCTATCATAATCATGATTTTGAATTTCAGGCACTTGATGGTAATATCCCTTATGATTTATTGTTGTCCCAATGTGATGTGAATTTGGTAAAATTCGAATTGGATTTGTATTGGACAGCACGGGCAGGAGTAGATCCTGTGGAATACTTTAAAAATAACGAGGGTAGATTTCCATTATGGCATGTGAAAGATATGGGAGAAGGAGAGGAGCAATTTTTCTCTGCTGTTGGGGAAGGAGTAATTGATTGGCAAAGAATTTTTAATCATGCATCAAAAGCTGGCTTAAAACAGTTTTTTGTTGAGCAAGACCAAACTAAAAGCGGAAAGCCGTTCATAGAAATCACTAAAAGCTATGAATATTTGAAGGGTATTAAGAGAGATGGGTGA
- a CDS encoding DEAD/DEAH box helicase produces MSQHIPDIVLNFLQQRMLTFEELGLKPEILKAILEIGFVEPTAIQQKTIPHLLNTKQDLIALAQTGSGKTAAFGLPVINQIDGDSKKTQSLVLCPTRELAIQIANDFNAYTKYTKKLDVLPVYGGSSIETQIKALNKGAQIVVGTPGRVVDLIKRKKLKLEDIEWVVLDEADEMLNMGFKDDLDFILSHTPDQRQTLLFSATMSKEVLRISNNYMNSPEEISSGKRNQGADKVEHFYFVVNGRDKYLALKRIADINPNIYGIIFCRTKRETQEISDQLMADGYNADCLHGDLSQAQRDAVMGRYRKKNLQMLVATDVAARGLDVNEITHVINYNIPDDLETYTHRSGRTGRAGKAGISMAIIGPRDINKIKQLEKILGKTFTKSEVPAGNAVIEKQLMAFIEKVKASEVDEKQMEPFIESISAEFEDLSREDLIKKFVSLEFNKFLDYYKNSADLNQKAKAGRDSDRGERGGSRGDSRRKDGNFNKLFLNIGEKDNLNAGTLLGWINGLQSVPNGIEFGKIDVQRSFTFMEVESQHEQTILEALNKSDFDGRKVVAEPKTGGGPRKSSRPEGKRNSGGGSGFKKRSGDRKPGGRARVKAGSGGGRRR; encoded by the coding sequence ATGTCACAACATATCCCTGATATTGTATTAAATTTTTTACAACAACGCATGTTAACATTCGAAGAATTAGGCCTTAAGCCTGAAATCCTTAAAGCTATTTTAGAAATAGGCTTTGTGGAACCAACTGCCATTCAGCAGAAAACTATTCCACATTTATTAAATACTAAGCAAGATCTTATTGCCTTAGCTCAAACAGGTTCTGGGAAAACTGCTGCCTTTGGATTACCTGTCATCAATCAAATTGATGGTGATTCTAAAAAGACACAATCATTGGTATTATGTCCAACTCGTGAGTTGGCCATTCAAATTGCTAATGACTTTAACGCATATACCAAATACACCAAAAAACTAGATGTATTACCGGTTTATGGTGGTTCAAGCATTGAAACTCAAATAAAAGCCTTAAACAAAGGTGCACAGATCGTAGTGGGTACACCTGGACGAGTTGTGGATTTGATCAAAAGAAAGAAATTAAAATTAGAAGACATTGAATGGGTAGTTTTAGATGAAGCCGATGAAATGTTGAATATGGGTTTTAAAGATGATTTAGATTTCATTTTATCTCATACGCCTGACCAAAGACAAACCCTATTATTCTCTGCGACTATGTCGAAAGAGGTTTTAAGGATTTCCAACAACTACATGAACAGTCCTGAAGAAATTTCATCAGGAAAAAGAAATCAAGGTGCTGATAAAGTAGAACACTTTTACTTTGTCGTAAATGGAAGGGACAAGTATTTAGCTTTAAAGAGAATTGCGGATATTAACCCTAATATTTACGGAATTATTTTCTGTAGAACCAAAAGAGAAACACAAGAAATTTCTGACCAATTAATGGCGGATGGCTATAATGCTGACTGTTTGCATGGTGATTTATCACAAGCGCAAAGAGATGCAGTAATGGGGCGTTACAGGAAAAAGAATTTACAAATGTTGGTTGCCACTGATGTAGCTGCCAGAGGTTTGGATGTAAATGAAATCACGCACGTCATCAATTATAATATCCCTGATGATTTGGAAACTTATACGCACCGAAGTGGTCGTACAGGCAGAGCTGGAAAAGCGGGTATTTCAATGGCCATTATTGGCCCAAGAGACATCAATAAAATCAAGCAATTAGAAAAGATTTTAGGTAAAACTTTCACCAAATCTGAAGTTCCTGCTGGTAATGCAGTAATTGAAAAGCAGTTGATGGCTTTTATTGAAAAAGTAAAAGCTTCTGAGGTAGACGAAAAACAAATGGAGCCTTTTATCGAAAGTATTAGTGCGGAATTTGAAGATCTAAGCCGCGAAGACTTAATCAAGAAATTCGTTTCTTTAGAATTCAATAAGTTTTTAGATTACTACAAGAATTCTGCAGACTTAAATCAAAAGGCCAAAGCAGGAAGAGATTCTGATAGAGGCGAACGAGGCGGCAGCAGAGGAGATAGCAGACGAAAAGACGGTAATTTCAATAAATTATTCTTGAACATAGGTGAAAAGGATAATTTGAATGCTGGTACTTTATTGGGCTGGATCAACGGTTTACAGAGCGTTCCAAACGGAATTGAATTTGGTAAAATTGATGTTCAAAGAAGTTTTACTTTCATGGAAGTAGAAAGCCAGCATGAGCAAACTATTTTAGAGGCTTTGAACAAAAGTGATTTTGATGGACGAAAAGTGGTGGCAGAACCGAAAACAGGTGGTGGACCAAGAAAATCAAGCAGACCTGAAGGTAAAAGAAATAGTGGAGGCGGAAGTGGATTCAAGAAAAGAAGTGGCGATAGAAAACCAGGTGGAAGAGCTAGAGTGAAAGCTGGTTCTGGTGGTGGAAGAAGAAGATAG
- a CDS encoding DUF2911 domain-containing protein, producing MKKIISTIFACFAMLVLLSFDAQAQEALKQKPSPLGMVTYSFEDTYVKVTYGRPHLRGRESFTATSELAPLGKVWRTGANEATEITVTDTINMAGEVVPAGTYSVFTIPGAKSWTIILNKDVGQWGAYKYDEEKDLLRFEVPVSKSDQLFEPFTIRFDQVEGEVSLQMIWANTMVSIPIEF from the coding sequence ATGAAAAAAATCATCTCAACAATCTTTGCTTGCTTTGCAATGCTTGTTTTATTAAGTTTTGATGCGCAGGCTCAAGAAGCTTTAAAACAAAAGCCAAGCCCTTTGGGAATGGTGACTTACTCTTTTGAGGATACTTATGTAAAAGTAACTTATGGAAGACCACATCTTAGAGGAAGAGAGTCTTTTACAGCTACATCAGAACTTGCTCCATTAGGTAAAGTTTGGAGAACTGGGGCTAATGAAGCTACTGAAATCACAGTTACTGACACAATAAACATGGCTGGTGAAGTTGTTCCAGCGGGGACCTACTCTGTATTTACGATTCCAGGAGCTAAAAGCTGGACTATAATTTTAAACAAAGACGTAGGTCAATGGGGGGCATATAAATATGACGAAGAAAAAGATCTATTGAGATTTGAAGTGCCAGTAAGTAAATCCGACCAATTGTTTGAACCTTTTACCATCAGGTTTGATCAAGTTGAGGGTGAGGTAAGTCTTCAGATGATTTGGGCGAATACAATGGTAAGTATTCCGATCGAATTTTAG